A region of Saccharococcus thermophilus DNA encodes the following proteins:
- a CDS encoding DUF4177 domain-containing protein: protein MRKRKVYKVIEVESLLDKTPKYDFEVLLHEQSEDGWELHSLVPQNDENGTYCNVAIFVREIEENDEDEQEE from the coding sequence ATGCGTAAACGTAAAGTTTATAAAGTTATAGAAGTTGAATCTCTTCTTGATAAGACACCAAAATATGATTTTGAAGTATTACTACATGAGCAATCTGAAGATGGTTGGGAACTTCATAGTTTAGTGCCTCAAAATGATGAGAACGGTACTTATTGTAATGTAGCGATATTTGTTAGAGAAATTGAAGAAAATGATGAAGATGAACAGGAAGAATAA
- a CDS encoding phBC6A51 family helix-turn-helix protein, with amino-acid sequence MNREILDDRKLLAIQLLVDGELPKTEIAKKVGVSRQAIYNWLDDPEFKAELDRRIQQRKVLVEKIIDSKLEDAVTKLWELAETTNNSRVKAQVLQYIIDRGLGKPVSKHSIEAAMKQEQEVDRDVLEAEFEEWDSELEE; translated from the coding sequence ATGAATAGAGAAATTTTAGACGATAGAAAATTATTAGCGATTCAATTATTGGTTGATGGAGAGTTGCCGAAAACGGAAATTGCGAAAAAAGTAGGAGTGTCGAGGCAAGCAATATATAATTGGCTAGATGATCCTGAATTTAAGGCTGAGCTTGACAGGCGAATACAGCAAAGAAAAGTCCTCGTTGAAAAAATTATTGATAGCAAGTTAGAAGATGCAGTAACAAAATTATGGGAACTTGCTGAAACGACAAACAACAGTCGTGTAAAAGCACAGGTTTTACAGTACATCATTGATCGTGGATTAGGAAAACCAGTAAGTAAACATTCAATTGAGGCAGCAATGAAGCAAGAACAAGAAGTGGATAGAGATGTATTAGAGGCTGAGTTTGAAGAATGGGATAGCGAATTAGAGGAATAA
- a CDS encoding helix-turn-helix domain-containing protein, giving the protein MSKIKKIRIMLGLTQKDVAEKIGITQAMYSYIENGKKMPSKKTAKKIEELFGVSLFFMD; this is encoded by the coding sequence ATGAGCAAAATCAAGAAAATAAGAATCATGTTAGGTTTGACGCAAAAAGATGTAGCAGAAAAGATCGGAATTACACAAGCAATGTACAGTTATATTGAGAATGGAAAGAAAATGCCATCGAAGAAGACAGCGAAGAAAATCGAGGAATTGTTCGGAGTATCATTATTTTTCATGGATTAA
- a CDS encoding tyrosine-type recombinase/integrase: protein MNIQEQNSQLIDDFIFQLKKAENTKASYKRDLELFNRYLSKTNISINELNNNTVQMFIDALEQGSIRNKDGKKYSPSTINRIYAAIRTFCNYTNQHDAVKDIDINQTEHISKLSPKSIETDEIETIRLRISNSRKPSAQRDLAIFDMLYLTGVRVSELVNLTKDDLEYDEIEKVYRVHVRDSKNKKARSIPIQKDKFKYIKRYLDSRRDNVPYVFISQRQKQLTTRSIQMMLKEYGITPHMLRHTFCTRLARSNQYDLSMIASLAGHSITVAQRYTTPTEKQKAEAIAKAFSLD from the coding sequence ATGAATATCCAAGAGCAAAACTCACAGTTGATTGACGATTTTATTTTTCAACTCAAAAAAGCAGAGAACACAAAAGCAAGTTACAAACGTGATCTTGAGTTATTCAATCGTTACTTATCAAAGACAAACATTTCAATTAATGAATTAAACAACAATACTGTTCAAATGTTTATTGATGCTTTAGAACAAGGTTCAATTAGAAATAAAGATGGCAAAAAATATAGTCCTTCTACAATCAATCGTATTTATGCAGCAATCCGCACTTTCTGTAATTACACAAATCAACATGATGCAGTTAAAGATATTGATATTAATCAAACGGAACACATTTCAAAATTATCGCCAAAATCAATTGAAACAGATGAAATTGAAACTATTCGTTTACGAATATCAAATAGCCGAAAGCCATCTGCTCAACGTGATTTAGCTATATTTGATATGCTTTATTTGACTGGTGTCCGTGTGAGTGAATTGGTTAACCTTACAAAAGACGATCTTGAATATGACGAAATCGAAAAAGTTTATAGAGTTCATGTTCGTGATTCAAAAAATAAAAAGGCACGTTCCATTCCAATACAAAAAGATAAATTCAAATACATTAAACGTTATTTAGATTCAAGACGTGATAATGTCCCGTATGTATTCATTTCTCAAAGACAAAAGCAATTAACAACACGCTCTATTCAAATGATGCTGAAGGAATATGGAATAACACCGCATATGCTTCGCCATACATTCTGTACTCGTTTAGCACGTTCTAACCAATACGATTTATCTATGATCGCTTCACTTGCTGGTCATTCAATCACTGTTGCTCAACGCTACACAACACCAACTGAAAAACAAAAAGCGGAAGCAATTGCAAAAGCCTTCTCATTAGATTAA
- a CDS encoding HNH endonuclease, protein MKQKTRKDKKSNGYILVYMPNHPRAIKRGQWAGYVYEHVIVAEKMLGRSLRPNEEVHHLNMNVADNRPENLLVLEKGQHTKIHNFMRRYDLYPIFEQIATDGHIVKKCLNCDEYIVNENKKFCNKSCQKQYERMKKEEQQNNDEQDAIA, encoded by the coding sequence ATGAAACAAAAGACACGAAAGGATAAGAAATCAAATGGATACATACTTGTTTACATGCCAAATCATCCGAGAGCGATTAAGCGTGGTCAATGGGCTGGATATGTCTATGAACATGTTATTGTTGCTGAGAAGATGTTAGGACGGTCATTAAGACCGAATGAAGAAGTACATCATTTGAATATGAATGTTGCTGATAATCGTCCAGAAAATTTATTGGTGCTTGAGAAAGGGCAGCATACCAAAATACATAATTTCATGCGGAGATATGATTTGTATCCGATATTTGAGCAGATTGCAACCGATGGACATATCGTGAAGAAGTGTCTGAATTGTGATGAATACATAGTTAATGAAAATAAAAAGTTCTGTAATAAAAGCTGTCAGAAACAATACGAACGAATGAAGAAGGAGGAACAACAAAACAATGATGAACAAGATGCAATTGCTTGA